One genomic segment of Thalassospiraceae bacterium LMO-SO8 includes these proteins:
- a CDS encoding Crp/Fnr family transcriptional regulator: MALVSAKVVGLCDAAREHDHLPQECASCVARHLAMCAGLKTDELSHLAQHVSRRKLAAGQTLFREADPAGDVFTVTSGLFKQYKLLADGRCQVTGFYFSGDLIGLPDSLDYPVTAEALTAATVCAFPRARIVELVDRYPSLAKAVILKLQGEITTAQGQMLSLGRLTAEERIAVFLLTLMDKAHDCVNDDGSLRLNMRRADIADYLGLTVETVSRSFTKLRNAGVIGAERGGAVEILSRDGLEDIAQGPG, encoded by the coding sequence ATGGCATTAGTTAGCGCCAAGGTAGTCGGCCTGTGTGACGCCGCCCGGGAACACGACCATCTGCCGCAGGAGTGCGCCAGTTGCGTCGCCCGCCATTTGGCCATGTGTGCCGGTCTGAAGACGGATGAACTTTCCCATCTCGCGCAACACGTAAGCCGCCGCAAGCTGGCGGCCGGTCAGACCCTGTTCCGGGAAGCCGACCCGGCGGGCGATGTTTTTACCGTCACCTCGGGCCTGTTCAAGCAATACAAGCTTCTCGCCGACGGACGCTGCCAGGTCACCGGGTTCTACTTCTCGGGCGACCTGATCGGTCTGCCCGACAGCCTCGATTATCCCGTCACGGCCGAGGCCCTGACGGCGGCGACCGTCTGCGCCTTTCCGCGCGCGCGCATCGTGGAACTGGTCGACCGCTATCCGTCGCTGGCCAAGGCGGTGATCCTGAAACTGCAGGGCGAAATCACCACCGCCCAGGGGCAGATGCTGTCGCTCGGCCGTCTGACCGCCGAGGAACGCATCGCGGTCTTCCTGCTGACTCTGATGGACAAGGCCCACGATTGCGTCAACGACGACGGGTCGCTGCGCCTGAACATGCGCCGCGCCGATATCGCCGACTATCTGGGTCTGACCGTGGAAACGGTCAGCCGGTCGTTCACCAAGCTGCGCAACGCCGGGGTGATCGGCGCAGAGCGGGGCGGGGCGGTCGAAATCCTGTCCCGTGACGGGCTGGAAGACATCGCCCAGGGGCCGGGATAA
- a CDS encoding 2-dehydropantoate 2-reductase translates to MRVCVIGAGAIGGLMGAKLALAGNDVSVIDMGPHLQAIRQNGLKLIWEDGSEHVAQVKAFEKCADAGEQDLVILGLKAHYLELVAKDMGALMGPNTMIMTVQNGIPWWYFHNHGGPHNGKQLESLDPDGVLTKHIDGDRIIGCVVYPAAAVTEPGVIKHVEGDRFPIGELDGSISPRVEGLKELLEGAGFRSRVLEDIRSEIWLKAWGNLSFNPISALTHATLVDICQFPETRLLAQKMMEEAQIVAEKLGITFRHTIEKRIDGAESVGAHKTSMLQDVEAGRSLETEALIGAVLELAKLTETPCPHTFAVYSCVKLLNKVMVTQHAGVIVQTANQAAE, encoded by the coding sequence ATGCGAGTATGCGTGATCGGCGCCGGCGCCATCGGCGGCCTCATGGGCGCCAAACTGGCCTTGGCCGGAAACGACGTCAGTGTCATCGATATGGGACCGCACCTTCAGGCGATCCGTCAGAACGGGTTGAAACTGATCTGGGAAGACGGATCGGAACATGTCGCCCAGGTGAAGGCGTTTGAAAAATGCGCCGATGCGGGTGAACAGGACCTGGTCATCCTGGGGCTCAAGGCCCACTATCTGGAACTGGTGGCCAAGGACATGGGTGCGCTCATGGGTCCCAACACCATGATCATGACCGTGCAGAACGGCATTCCGTGGTGGTATTTCCACAACCACGGCGGCCCGCACAACGGCAAGCAGCTGGAAAGTCTGGACCCCGACGGCGTGTTGACCAAGCACATCGACGGTGACCGTATCATCGGCTGTGTCGTCTATCCTGCCGCCGCCGTGACCGAGCCGGGCGTCATCAAGCACGTCGAAGGCGACCGCTTCCCCATCGGCGAGTTGGACGGATCGATCAGCCCGCGGGTGGAAGGCCTGAAAGAGCTGCTCGAAGGAGCCGGATTCCGTTCCCGCGTGCTCGAGGACATCCGCTCGGAAATCTGGCTCAAGGCCTGGGGCAACCTCAGCTTCAATCCTATCAGCGCGCTGACCCACGCGACCCTGGTCGACATCTGCCAGTTCCCGGAAACCCGGCTTCTGGCCCAGAAGATGATGGAGGAAGCCCAGATCGTCGCGGAAAAGCTCGGCATTACCTTCCGCCACACCATCGAAAAACGCATCGACGGGGCCGAAAGCGTCGGCGCCCACAAGACCTCCATGTTGCAGGATGTCGAGGCGGGCCGCTCGCTCGAAACCGAAGCCCTGATCGGCGCCGTCCTGGAACTGGCCAAGCTGACGGAAACACCTTGTCCGCATACCTTCGCGGTCTATTCCTGCGTCAAGCTGCTGAACAAGGTGATGGTCACCCAGCACGCGGGCGTCATCGTGCAGACCGCGAACCAGGCGGCCGAATAA
- a CDS encoding formate--tetrahydrofolate ligase encodes MPKSDIEIAREATMKPIADVGAEKLGIPGDALLQYGPHKAKVDMNYLKSLEGNPDGKLILVTAVTPTPAGEGKTTTTVGLGDGLNKIGKKAMICIREPSLGPCFGMKGGAAGGGYAQVVPMEDINLHFTGDFHAIGIAHNLLAALIDNHIYWGLEPAIDSRRVAFKRVVDMNDRALRQITNSLGGVANGFPREDGFDIVVASEIMAIFCLATSLQDLTERIGNIVIGQNRNREPIYARDVKGPGPMSVLLKEAIAPNLVQTLENNPAFIHGGPFANIAHGCNSVIATKSALKLADYVVTEAGFGADLGAEKFFDIKCRKAGLKPAAAVIVATVRALKMHGGVAKADLGTENVDAVKKGCDNLVRHIRNTKQFGVPVTVSINNFITDTDAELQAVKAAAEAEGVKAFIATHWADGGAGTEDLAKHVVELADSGVADFKPLYPDDMPLRDKVETIVKKIYGGDGITCDGAIEKQFADLQKNYGHFPVCMAKTQYSFSTDPDAKGAPTGFTVPIRELRLSAGAEFIVAVTGAIMTMPGLPKVPSANNIYLNDQGQIEGLF; translated from the coding sequence ATGCCCAAAAGTGATATCGAAATCGCCCGCGAAGCCACCATGAAGCCGATCGCCGATGTCGGCGCCGAGAAGCTGGGCATTCCCGGCGACGCGCTTCTGCAGTACGGCCCGCACAAGGCCAAGGTCGACATGAACTACCTGAAGTCGTTGGAAGGAAACCCCGACGGCAAGCTGATCCTGGTCACCGCCGTGACCCCGACCCCCGCCGGCGAAGGCAAGACCACGACCACCGTGGGCCTGGGCGACGGTCTGAACAAGATCGGCAAGAAGGCCATGATCTGCATCCGCGAACCTTCCCTCGGCCCCTGCTTCGGCATGAAGGGCGGGGCCGCCGGCGGCGGCTATGCCCAGGTCGTGCCGATGGAAGACATCAACCTGCATTTCACCGGCGACTTCCACGCCATCGGCATCGCCCACAACCTGCTGGCGGCGCTGATCGACAACCACATCTACTGGGGCCTGGAGCCGGCCATCGACAGCCGCCGCGTCGCCTTCAAGCGCGTGGTGGACATGAACGACCGGGCGCTGCGTCAGATCACCAACTCGCTCGGCGGCGTCGCCAACGGCTTCCCCCGGGAAGACGGCTTCGACATCGTCGTGGCGTCGGAAATCATGGCGATCTTCTGCCTGGCCACCAGCCTGCAGGATTTGACGGAGCGGATCGGTAACATCGTGATCGGCCAGAACCGCAACCGCGAGCCGATCTACGCCCGCGACGTCAAGGGCCCGGGCCCGATGTCCGTGCTGCTCAAGGAAGCCATCGCGCCGAACCTGGTGCAGACGCTGGAAAACAACCCGGCCTTCATCCACGGCGGTCCGTTCGCCAACATCGCGCATGGCTGCAACTCGGTCATCGCGACCAAGTCGGCGCTCAAGCTTGCCGACTACGTCGTGACGGAGGCCGGCTTCGGCGCCGACCTGGGCGCCGAGAAGTTCTTCGACATCAAGTGCCGCAAGGCGGGCCTCAAGCCGGCGGCGGCGGTCATCGTCGCCACCGTGCGCGCGCTGAAGATGCATGGCGGGGTGGCCAAGGCCGACCTGGGCACGGAGAACGTGGACGCGGTCAAGAAGGGTTGCGACAACCTGGTCCGCCACATCCGCAACACCAAGCAGTTCGGTGTGCCGGTGACCGTTTCCATCAACAACTTCATCACCGACACGGATGCCGAACTTCAGGCCGTGAAGGCGGCGGCCGAAGCCGAAGGCGTGAAAGCCTTCATCGCCACCCATTGGGCGGACGGCGGTGCCGGCACGGAAGACCTGGCCAAGCATGTTGTCGAACTCGCCGATTCCGGCGTCGCCGACTTCAAGCCGCTGTACCCGGACGACATGCCGCTGCGCGACAAGGTCGAAACCATCGTCAAGAAGATCTACGGCGGCGACGGCATCACCTGCGACGGCGCGATCGAAAAGCAGTTCGCCGATTTGCAGAAAAACTATGGGCATTTCCCGGTCTGCATGGCGAAAACGCAGTACAGCTTCTCGACCGATCCGGACGCCAAGGGCGCGCCGACGGGCTTCACCGTGCCGATCCGCGAACTGCGGTTGTCGGCGGGGGCGGAATTCATCGTCGCCGTGACCGGCGCCATCATGACGATGCCGGGTCTGCCCAAGGTGCCGTCGGCGAACAACATCTATCTCAACGACCAAGGTCAAATCGAGGGTCTGTTCTAG
- a CDS encoding threonine/serine dehydratase yields the protein MEGSLFSRDRLVTLDAVRAARANMPHAIRRTPIVPVARDSAEVGRETLFLKCENLQVTGAFKVRAVFNVMHYLTPEQKAKGVVLASSGNFAQGFAFAGKTLGVPITVVMLDATSPYKIQGTEGYGAEVYLCGTDALARQPTVERLALERGMTAIDTWEDPPIIAGHGTIGFEIMEQCPDAQQVLVPVSSGGVAGGIAAAVKLINPNVKVVGIQPEGANAAYVSRQAGTPTAIDYWDSIADGLSARRPGEYPFMHLEAFLDDIVLVSEQDIARAFKTILTRTKMLGEPAGVTAAAGFLSGKVDTSLKTVAALTGGNLTQETVLKLLDMAAD from the coding sequence ATGGAAGGTTCCCTGTTTTCCCGTGACCGGCTGGTCACCCTCGACGCCGTCCGCGCCGCGCGCGCCAACATGCCCCACGCCATCCGGCGCACGCCCATCGTGCCCGTGGCCAGGGATAGCGCGGAAGTGGGGCGCGAAACCCTGTTCCTGAAGTGCGAGAATTTGCAGGTCACGGGCGCGTTCAAGGTACGCGCCGTGTTCAACGTGATGCATTATCTGACCCCCGAACAGAAGGCCAAGGGAGTCGTTCTGGCCTCCTCCGGCAACTTCGCCCAGGGTTTCGCCTTCGCCGGCAAGACACTGGGCGTTCCCATCACCGTCGTGATGCTGGACGCGACCAGCCCCTACAAGATCCAGGGTACGGAAGGCTATGGCGCCGAGGTCTATCTGTGCGGCACGGATGCCCTCGCCCGCCAGCCCACGGTCGAGCGCCTGGCGCTTGAGCGCGGCATGACCGCCATCGACACCTGGGAAGACCCGCCGATCATCGCCGGTCACGGCACCATCGGCTTCGAGATCATGGAACAATGCCCCGACGCCCAGCAGGTCCTGGTCCCCGTGTCGTCCGGCGGGGTTGCCGGCGGCATCGCGGCGGCGGTCAAGCTGATCAATCCGAACGTGAAGGTCGTGGGTATCCAGCCGGAAGGCGCCAACGCGGCCTATGTGTCGCGCCAGGCGGGTACGCCCACGGCCATCGATTATTGGGACAGCATCGCCGACGGGCTGAGTGCCCGGCGCCCCGGCGAATATCCGTTCATGCATCTGGAAGCGTTTCTCGACGACATCGTGCTGGTCTCGGAACAGGACATCGCCCGCGCCTTCAAGACCATCCTGACCCGTACCAAGATGCTGGGCGAGCCGGCCGGCGTCACGGCGGCGGCCGGGTTCCTGTCGGGCAAGGTCGATACGTCACTGAAGACCGTGGCCGCGCTGACGGGCGGAAATTTGACCCAGGAAACGGTGCTCAAGCTTCTCGACATGGCCGCCGACTGA
- a CDS encoding fumarylacetoacetate hydrolase family protein, whose translation MTLWIRYARQGAEGFGTLDGDVISVHSGDMFQGAKATGETVNLADVTVLAPVRPGKIVALWNNYNTMREKMNGVRPEEPLWFIKTNNSVIGTGAAIERPASYDGKVVYEGELGIVIGRRAKNVSEADALGYVFGYTCVNDVTAIDILKRDETFAQWTRCKSFDTFGPMGPVVATGLDPMKLTVKTILNGAERQNYPVSDMLRTPAKLISEISHDVTLEPGDVIACGTNVGVGTMKEPSNTVEIVIDGIGTLSNTFDN comes from the coding sequence ATGACTTTGTGGATCAGGTACGCACGCCAGGGTGCGGAAGGTTTCGGCACGCTCGACGGCGATGTCATCAGCGTGCATTCCGGAGACATGTTCCAAGGTGCGAAGGCGACCGGCGAGACCGTTAATCTGGCGGACGTCACGGTTTTGGCGCCGGTGCGGCCGGGCAAGATCGTCGCCCTTTGGAACAACTACAACACCATGCGCGAGAAAATGAACGGCGTGCGCCCGGAAGAACCGCTGTGGTTCATCAAGACCAACAATTCGGTCATCGGCACGGGTGCGGCCATCGAACGGCCCGCCAGCTATGACGGCAAGGTCGTTTACGAAGGCGAACTGGGCATCGTCATCGGCCGCCGTGCCAAGAACGTGTCGGAAGCGGACGCGCTCGGCTACGTGTTCGGCTATACCTGCGTCAACGACGTCACGGCCATCGACATCCTGAAGCGGGACGAAACCTTCGCCCAATGGACCCGTTGCAAGAGCTTCGACACCTTCGGCCCGATGGGGCCGGTCGTCGCCACGGGTCTGGACCCGATGAAGCTGACCGTGAAGACGATCCTCAACGGTGCTGAACGGCAGAACTATCCGGTTTCGGACATGCTGCGCACACCGGCCAAGTTGATCAGTGAAATTTCCCACGATGTGACGCTGGAGCCGGGTGACGTCATCGCCTGCGGCACCAATGTCGGCGTCGGCACCATGAAGGAGCCGTCCAACACGGTGGAGATTGTCATTGATGGAATCGGCACGCTAAGCAACACTTTCGATAACTAG
- a CDS encoding methionyl-tRNA formyltransferase produces the protein MRLILNGQQAFGKATLEAILEKGEDEIVGVFCAPDKEGKPADPVKEFALEKGLPLFQPPNYTDKEVLDHMRSLKADLMVMAYMIIFVPEEARDIPTHGSICFHPSLLPKHRGPSSINWPIIGGATETGITIFWPDDGLDEGFILHQDKVAIGPDDTLGDIYFGKIFDRGVAMMLEAIDMVKAGNPPKIPQNEDEATYESWCRKKDMQIDWSKPVAEVYNQIRGCNPQPGAWTTIDGNELSIFDSRKVDGDTGGKPGEVVGIEDDHILVAAPGGAVKVMRLRPHDDKKITAAEYVAKVGLQKGKVLGA, from the coding sequence ATGCGATTGATCCTTAACGGCCAGCAGGCCTTCGGCAAGGCCACGTTGGAAGCGATCCTGGAAAAGGGCGAAGACGAAATCGTCGGCGTGTTCTGTGCGCCGGACAAGGAAGGCAAGCCCGCGGACCCGGTGAAGGAATTCGCCCTGGAAAAGGGTCTGCCGCTGTTCCAGCCGCCCAACTACACGGACAAGGAAGTGCTGGACCACATGAGGTCCCTGAAGGCCGACCTGATGGTCATGGCCTACATGATCATCTTCGTGCCGGAAGAAGCCCGCGACATCCCGACCCACGGGTCGATCTGCTTTCATCCGTCCCTGCTGCCCAAGCATCGCGGCCCGTCGTCCATCAACTGGCCGATCATCGGTGGTGCCACGGAAACGGGGATCACCATCTTCTGGCCCGACGACGGCCTGGACGAAGGCTTCATCCTGCATCAGGACAAGGTCGCGATCGGCCCCGACGATACGCTGGGCGATATCTACTTCGGCAAGATCTTCGACCGCGGCGTGGCGATGATGCTGGAAGCCATCGACATGGTGAAAGCCGGCAACCCGCCGAAAATCCCCCAGAACGAAGACGAAGCGACTTACGAATCCTGGTGCCGCAAGAAGGACATGCAGATCGATTGGTCGAAGCCCGTTGCCGAGGTCTACAACCAGATCCGCGGCTGCAACCCCCAGCCGGGTGCCTGGACCACCATCGACGGCAACGAACTGTCGATCTTTGATTCCCGCAAGGTCGACGGCGACACCGGCGGCAAGCCGGGTGAGGTCGTCGGCATCGAAGACGATCACATCCTGGTCGCGGCCCCCGGCGGCGCCGTCAAGGTGATGCGCCTGCGCCCCCACGACGACAAGAAGATCACCGCAGCTGAATACGTGGCCAAAGTCGGCCTGCAAAAAGGGAAGGTGCTGGGCGCCTGA
- the frc gene encoding formyl-CoA transferase, whose protein sequence is MKALEGVKILDMTHVQSGPTCTQLLAWFGADVIKVERPGVGDATRKQLVDVPGADSLYFTMLNHNKRSVTLNTKSDEGKAIFTKLIQHCDVMVENFAPGALDRMGFSWEKIQEINPRMIYASVKGFGPGPYAECKVYENVAQCAGGSASTTGMLGDIPMVTGAQIGDSGTGLHLALGIVTALYQRTHSGKGQRVECAMQDSVLNLCRVKLRDQQRLKAGPLTEYSQFGEGIPFGDATPRAGNDSGGGQPGRILKCKGWETDPNAYTYFITQAAVWEKICDVIGKPEWKTEEDFATPKARLPHLNQIFEAIEAWTMTKTKFEVMEICNPLDIPVGPILSMKEIAEEQSLRDTGTVVEVDHPERGAYLTVGNPIKLSDCPADVKRSPLLGEHTDEILAEIGLNPDEIEAAKSGGAV, encoded by the coding sequence ATGAAAGCTCTCGAAGGCGTCAAAATTCTGGACATGACCCATGTGCAGTCGGGCCCCACCTGTACCCAGCTTCTCGCCTGGTTCGGGGCCGACGTGATCAAGGTGGAACGTCCGGGCGTCGGTGACGCAACCCGCAAGCAGTTGGTCGACGTGCCCGGCGCCGACTCGCTCTACTTCACCATGCTGAACCACAACAAGCGCTCGGTGACGCTGAACACCAAGTCCGACGAGGGCAAGGCGATCTTCACCAAGCTGATCCAGCATTGCGACGTGATGGTCGAGAACTTCGCGCCCGGCGCGCTCGACCGCATGGGCTTTTCCTGGGAAAAGATCCAGGAAATCAACCCGCGCATGATCTATGCCTCGGTCAAGGGTTTCGGCCCCGGCCCATACGCCGAATGCAAGGTCTATGAGAACGTCGCGCAATGCGCCGGCGGCTCGGCCTCCACGACCGGCATGCTGGGCGATATCCCCATGGTTACCGGGGCGCAGATCGGCGACAGCGGCACGGGCCTGCACCTGGCCCTCGGCATCGTCACGGCGCTGTATCAGCGGACCCATTCCGGCAAGGGCCAGCGCGTCGAATGCGCCATGCAGGATTCGGTGTTGAACCTGTGCCGCGTGAAACTGCGCGACCAGCAGCGCCTGAAGGCCGGTCCGCTGACCGAGTATTCCCAGTTCGGCGAAGGCATCCCCTTCGGCGACGCGACGCCGCGCGCGGGCAACGATTCCGGCGGCGGCCAGCCGGGCCGCATCCTGAAGTGCAAGGGCTGGGAAACCGATCCCAACGCCTATACCTACTTCATCACCCAGGCTGCGGTGTGGGAGAAGATCTGCGACGTCATCGGCAAGCCGGAATGGAAAACGGAAGAGGATTTCGCCACGCCGAAGGCGCGGCTGCCGCATCTCAATCAGATTTTCGAGGCCATCGAGGCCTGGACCATGACCAAGACCAAGTTCGAGGTCATGGAAATCTGCAACCCGCTGGACATCCCCGTCGGCCCGATCCTGTCGATGAAGGAAATCGCCGAGGAACAGAGCCTGCGCGACACCGGCACGGTGGTCGAGGTCGACCATCCGGAACGCGGCGCCTACCTCACGGTCGGCAACCCGATCAAGTTGTCCGATTGCCCGGCCGATGTGAAGCGCTCGCCGCTTCTGGGCGAGCACACGGACGAGATCCTGGCGGAAATCGGCCTGAATCCGGACGAAATCGAAGCTGCGAAATCCGGGGGCGCGGTCTAA
- a CDS encoding universal stress protein, with amino-acid sequence MSIRNILVPVRGDGKGELVLNAAVALAKKFDAHIDVVHARMGSQDMLAYGATLAGVRDVVNEIAETHAAEEEARVKKLYVDYCERHGIADITEPRNGAKGVSASWHEEKGRQANVVARRGRLTDVIFVAQPDGQLGINTFEAALMETGKPVICVPPRDIKEIGRNIAIAWNGSAEIAAAVTSSRPIVEGAEKLLILSAPETHGDELPASDLAEYLRWHGKKSETRILDCDPHEVGQTLLKACADNGIDLLLMGGYAHARRHDFKIGGVTQYVVEKAEIPVLFHH; translated from the coding sequence ATGAGCATCCGAAATATTCTTGTTCCCGTGCGTGGTGATGGTAAGGGCGAACTGGTCCTGAACGCCGCAGTGGCGCTTGCGAAGAAATTCGATGCCCATATCGACGTCGTCCATGCCCGAATGGGTTCTCAAGACATGTTGGCCTACGGCGCGACCTTGGCCGGCGTGCGTGATGTGGTGAACGAAATCGCGGAAACCCATGCGGCCGAGGAAGAGGCCCGGGTCAAAAAGCTGTACGTGGATTATTGCGAACGCCACGGCATCGCCGACATCACCGAGCCACGCAATGGCGCAAAGGGCGTATCCGCCTCGTGGCACGAGGAAAAGGGCCGCCAGGCCAACGTCGTCGCCCGCCGCGGCCGTCTGACCGATGTGATCTTCGTCGCCCAGCCCGATGGACAGTTGGGCATCAACACCTTCGAAGCGGCCCTCATGGAAACCGGCAAGCCCGTGATCTGCGTCCCGCCCCGGGACATCAAGGAGATCGGCCGGAACATCGCCATCGCCTGGAACGGCAGCGCCGAGATCGCGGCCGCCGTCACGTCGTCCCGGCCGATCGTCGAAGGGGCGGAAAAACTGCTGATCCTGTCGGCGCCGGAGACTCATGGCGATGAACTTCCCGCGTCGGACCTTGCCGAATACCTGCGTTGGCATGGCAAGAAAAGCGAGACCCGAATTCTCGATTGCGACCCGCACGAGGTCGGCCAGACGCTACTGAAGGCTTGCGCCGACAACGGCATCGATCTGTTGCTGATGGGTGGCTATGCCCATGCCCGCCGCCACGACTTTAAAATCGGCGGCGTTACCCAATACGTGGTCGAAAAGGCCGAAATTCCGGTTCTCTTCCACCACTAA
- a CDS encoding TolC family outer membrane protein: MRRRPIAGTTIAGWLLAAAFCAPQAARAAPLEIELARLITNHPNILAAENTLESNRQGIDVAKAKRLPTLSMTGDAGREFIDSPSTRASGAKSVENKNVATFTLSQNLFDGYATRTAIHIAELNEHLARITLEGTRQNTLFQGVRAYITVLRQMRLLGITIESEGRIQRQLNLEDERVRRGSGIAVDVLQAKSRLQVAKERRVGFEGQLRDAMSRYQQVFGFPPNLEDMYDPRPPVNAVPSELDRALAIALVENPAVREAGTSIDITRQREVEAKSGLYPTIDLEGEFNMEQNNGGVLGTRRDYTIGFQADWELFSGFSTRSSTLRAAYDTAANRNKLQAAARTVEEQVRLAWQALETARERVILLENAVNIASEVAQSRRKLRAAGKETVINVLDAENEVNNAQINFTTASYDEKTAAYQLLLALGRLDPLSLNLVVQ; this comes from the coding sequence GCCGGAACGACGATTGCTGGGTGGCTGCTGGCGGCGGCATTTTGCGCCCCCCAGGCCGCGCGCGCGGCCCCGCTTGAGATCGAACTTGCCCGCCTGATCACCAACCATCCCAATATCCTGGCCGCCGAGAACACTCTGGAAAGCAACCGCCAAGGCATCGACGTCGCCAAGGCCAAACGCCTGCCGACCCTGAGCATGACCGGCGACGCGGGGCGCGAATTCATCGACAGCCCGTCGACGCGCGCGTCCGGCGCCAAAAGCGTCGAGAACAAGAACGTCGCCACCTTCACCCTGTCGCAGAACCTGTTCGACGGCTATGCGACGCGGACGGCCATCCATATCGCCGAACTGAACGAGCATCTGGCCCGCATCACGCTGGAGGGTACACGGCAGAACACCCTGTTCCAGGGCGTGCGCGCCTATATCACGGTGCTGCGCCAGATGCGCCTGCTCGGCATCACCATCGAAAGCGAAGGCCGCATTCAACGCCAGCTCAACCTGGAAGACGAACGCGTGCGCCGCGGATCGGGGATCGCCGTTGACGTGCTGCAGGCCAAATCGCGCCTACAGGTCGCCAAGGAACGGCGCGTCGGCTTCGAGGGTCAATTGCGCGACGCCATGTCGCGCTATCAGCAGGTATTCGGCTTCCCCCCCAATCTGGAAGACATGTACGACCCGCGCCCGCCGGTCAATGCCGTACCCAGCGAGCTTGACCGGGCACTTGCCATCGCGCTGGTCGAAAACCCCGCCGTCCGCGAGGCCGGCACCAGCATCGACATCACCCGCCAGCGCGAGGTCGAGGCCAAATCCGGGCTGTATCCGACCATCGACCTGGAGGGCGAGTTCAACATGGAACAGAACAACGGCGGCGTGCTCGGCACCCGGCGCGATTACACCATCGGATTCCAGGCCGATTGGGAACTGTTTTCCGGCTTTTCGACCCGCTCATCGACCCTGCGCGCCGCCTATGACACAGCCGCCAACCGCAACAAGCTACAGGCCGCCGCGCGCACGGTGGAAGAGCAGGTTCGCCTGGCCTGGCAGGCCCTGGAAACGGCCCGCGAACGCGTGATCCTTCTGGAAAACGCGGTCAACATCGCGTCGGAAGTGGCGCAGAGCCGGCGCAAACTGCGCGCCGCCGGTAAGGAAACGGTGATCAACGTGTTGGACGCCGAAAACGAGGTCAACAACGCGCAGATCAACTTCACCACCGCGTCCTACGACGAAAAGACCGCCGCCTATCAACTTCTCCTCGCCCTCGGCCGCCTTGATCCCTTGAGCCTGAACCTCGTGGTGCAGTAA